One Rhinoraja longicauda isolate Sanriku21f chromosome 14, sRhiLon1.1, whole genome shotgun sequence genomic window, ACAGTCCGTCTAAGCCTACCTGATCTGCTGGttactcaacactttaactcccgctcccattcccacactgacctttctgtcctggggctccaccattgtcagagtgagacccagtgcaaattggaggaacagcacctcatatttcgcttgaggtaacattgacttctctaacttccagtagCCCTTGCTTACCCActttctccaccccctcccttccatatttctccgaccagtcttacagtctccgactccattttatctctgtactgcccactccccagacatcagtctgaagaagggtctcgacccgaaacgtcacgcattctttctctccagagatcctgcctgatctgctgtgttactccagcattttgtatctatcttcgatttaaaccagcatctgcagttctttcctgcacccttCATATCTTTAAATAGGGACCCAGTATACCCACTCAATGTGAAGCATTTCATTGTTTTAACCAGCGTACTGAAATGCTATGTATTATTTTGTTAACAGAATAGACTCTTTTCCATAAAATAAAAGCTAGTACCATAAAAAGTTTAAAGTGTTTTCATACCCATGAATAAATTGGCACCTATCACCCTTTAATTTCAAACCCAGATTTGAgtgttgttaaaaaaaaactccttcaacaagggtggcacagaggtgcagtggtagagttgctgccttagtgtgctagagacccgggtgcgatcctggctacaggtgccatctgtacggagtttgtacgttctccccgtgaccgcgtgggttttctccgggtgctccagattcatcccacactccaaagacgtgcaggtttgtaggctaattggcttggtataaaaaaatgcagattgtccttggtatgtgtaggatagtgctagtgtacagtgtgattgctgctcgtggactcggtgggccaaggggcctgtttccacactgtatctctaaagtccaaacaaTTCCCAAATTAAGTAAGCATGAGACGACCCAAAATAATTCCTAATCAGTTATTATTTCAAGACAGAACACTTGCTATTATTCAACAACATTTTCCCATGATTGACTGCAGGATGCCAATTCTGTCTACATTTGGTAGTTCAAAGTGGAAACATCAATGCTGAAACAAGAGCTGCCCTGCTGAGGTCAAAGCCCAAGAGTCTGCATCTAATTTTAAAATCAATGGTCATGATCTGCCTTTCATTTCCCATAATGTACAAATATACTTTTTATTCCTGTTTTAACTTGTGTTTATTTCGCAGTTTCTTAGGAATCATCGTAAAATGTCAAAATTATCCAGCATCTTGTACTTTAtgttaataaataaatatttatattaCTATTATTGTAGAAATGAATTATCATGGCATAGAAGGGGATTTTTAACATGCCGGTTCTTTATAAGGCAATACCATCAGTCCTCCTTACCTTCACTGCAAATTATTTTCCCTCAAGTTGGCTAACCGATTCAACTGTCACAGCCTTAATTGGCCCTGATTCTACTACAGGCGGGGAGTTCCAGATCATACCACTCTACAAACTCTACTGTGGCAAATAACTCTTCCTCAACATaatacccccactccctccccatccatctGAGTCTGATTCTGTTCCTTGCCCAGCTTCATCTCAGATCCTGCGTTTACTTGCATGGATGTATCCAGGACACCCAACACTGATAAGAAAAAGGATTATGAATGAATGCAATAAATTCACCTTCATTCTGAGTGGTGGTAATAAATTAATGGTATCACTTATATTATTTGTCAATCATTAATTCCTCCAATATGATTAATATTTAAATGGAAGATTAAAAATAAATCCCCATTACAAATATTCTTTGTCAGTTATGGAAACCTGTCATTCAGCCCAACCTATTCTTGCTGTCCAAGACCCTatccaagctaatcccatttgctccttaacccctctaaacctttcctatcatagACTTTCCTGCACTTACCTTTCCCATCTTCCTACACttgcaaaacaaaaatcactGAATGCTTAACTGAATTTAATGAAGAGAATAGTTTCTAATAATATGATATAGCTTTGTATATTATTGACATTGATGAGCCCTCACAAAATTAAGTTAACTGAGTTAGCGAGACGTAGAGATACGAATCTTCAAAGAAAGTCAGTTTTTAACTGTCAAAGATATGAGTAGTGGGTGTATTACCTTTCAGAGTCTTCAGTGCAGAGACAAGTATCTTTGTTGGTAGTATTGTCTGAACTAGTAGGCTCGTTATCATCCACGATTCGGACCAGCTGGTGACACTGTTTGTTCCTAGATTGACcggcctgatagttgttgggtaAGCCCCTGTGGCATGCATTCCTCTTCCTGCAAAACAGTAGCTTCTGGTATGCCATGCGGAAATCCCGGTTGAGGGCTGCATAAACCATGGGGTTCAGAGCCGAGTTGACATAACCCAACCATAGCACCACAGCAAAGACGGTCTTATCAGATTGAATCCCTGAAATTCCTGCATGGAGAAACACTGTAAAATAAGGGAACCAGCAAATAATGAAGACTCCCATCACGGTTGCTAGAGTTACCGTTGCTTTATGCTCCTTCAGACTTGGCAATGTACTTCTGGTGGCAGAGCTGATTCTTTTGGCTTGCTCTCTTGCAATTTTGAATATTTTGTAATAAGTTAGGCACATGATGGCTAAGGGGACATAAAAGGTGATAAAAGCATCCACAATGGCATACGATGTGTTCATCTCCAAGTGGCACTGATTGGTCTCATTTGAGCGTTGCGTTAATGAGTCTTTGCTATTCCATCCCAGGTTGATGGGCAAAAAGGAAAACATGATGGAGATACACCAAATGAAGACGAGTGAGATGATGACCCTCTTTGGAGTAATGACCATGTTGTACCTCAGAGGGGCGGTGACTGCGAGGTAACGCTCGAGGCTGATCGCAAACAGATTGAGGATGGAAGCGGTGGACAACATGACGTCCAAGCTGGTGTAGATATTGCAGAAAGTGGACCCAAAAGGCCACTCTGAATTAAGTAGTTGCAAGATTGTCGAGAAAGGCATGACCAACAAACCCAGCAGTAAGTCGGTTGCTGCCAGGGACACAATTAAAGAGTTAGTGTGGCTCTGGAGTTTACGGTTCAAACCCACCACTAAGCACACCAACACATTGCCGAAGATGGTTATTAGTGTAATCATGCCCAACACCAGCCCGACCAGGACCGTGGAGAGCACAGACCTGCTTTCAGATTCACTGGTGATGTTCTGGCCATTCTCCATGATGTCcacaaattttgttttaaaaagtcaAAATAATAGCAAATCACTGCACAATAAAATCAAGTCAGATAAACCATTTAGGATTCAATTTTTCCTTAAGTCACAAATCTGTGCAGAGGGAAAACATATTAATATGCCAATTAAAATAGCCTATGTCATCTCTGCTGCATTTGTTCAATGTACTGTTGCCCAGCAGATTGGTTGGGTATGGAGAGCACAATTTCCTATATCTTGTGCATGTTGGACCAAATTCAATGTTGTCAAGTTGTGTGTGCAGCCTAGGTAACGGTCAGACCTGTAATAAAAGTGATAAGGTTTGACTATATTAGTACTTCTATTTTCAAAAGGAGCATCATCTTTTCAATACTGTTTTAGTTAATCAGAAATGGAAATGGATGAATAATATTATTAACACTAATAAAGTTCACTTCTTTTGGTAAATATAGCATCAAATCCAACATTTATTGTTACATTAGTTAGGAATTTAAATTCCTTAAAACTTAGATATTCTATCTTTCTGTTTGTCATGATGCAGATAAGCAGTATTTGATCAataatgttatatatatatacaaaacccTTTAGCTTCAAAAATGAGAGAGTTATGCAATGAGGAATTAATGCAAGAATGTTTCATAGAACGTGAGGAGCACTGTGAGATCATGTTGCTTGCCAGTTATGATTGTTGATTTCTGCCAGCACTGAACCCACTGTTCATTATCTGGAACTTTAACTTGAGTGTGGATGATACCAATTAAAACCTGTGCTGCATAAGCTAATCTAAAACATTAAGCGACATATATTTTTCAATTGAAGTTATCCTGGAAATTGAAGAATGATACAACTTAAAAAAGAGTGCTCCACAGTTTTTGGTAGTTGACTTCAAGGCCTTGATGCTGGGTTGCAATGAGAGAGAGGTGTTTAGTATCattgggaaggggggtgggagtgaggtgaCCCTCCAAAC contains:
- the LOC144599847 gene encoding histamine H2 receptor-like; translated protein: MITLITIFGNVLVCLVVGLNRKLQSHTNSLIVSLAATDLLLGLLVMPFSTILQLLNSEWPFGSTFCNIYTSLDVMLSTASILNLFAISLERYLAVTAPLRYNMVITPKRVIISLVFIWCISIMFSFLPINLGWNSKDSLTQRSNETNQCHLEMNTSYAIVDAFITFYVPLAIMCLTYYKIFKIAREQAKRISSATRSTLPSLKEHKATVTLATVMGVFIICWFPYFTVFLHAGISGIQSDKTVFAVVLWLGYVNSALNPMVYAALNRDFRMAYQKLLFCRKRNACHRGLPNNYQAGQSRNKQCHQLVRIVDDNEPTSSDNTTNKDTCLCTEDSERKVHRTL